The Alicyclobacillus macrosporangiidus CPP55 genome segment CATCCCGCTCTGGAGCAGTTGCGTCACGCCCGCCAGGGTCCCCGAAAGGAGTCGTTCCGCCTCCTCCTGAGTCATGGTCCCGGTCTGTTCGGCCGCCTCCGCCCAGTGCCGCAGCAGGGCGGCGAGAAATGCCGGTCCGCAGCTGGTGAGGTCGCTGGCCACACGGATCTGGTCCTCCCGGACGGCGTGAGGGGTGGCGATCTCCGACAGCGCCGATTCCAACCACACTCTGTCGGAGTCGGAGGCGCGCGTCCCATGGCAGACCAGGATGACGCCGCTGCGGGCCAACTGCACGACGCTCGGGATCACTTTTGCCACCGGGCAGGCGACGCACTGCTCGAGCCAGGCGATCGGCAGCGAGCTGATGGTGACCGCCAGCATGTGGTGCGGGCGGAGGAGCGGGCCGAGCTCGTTCATCAACGGACGGCCGTCCTGTGACTTGGTGCACAGAAAGACCAGCTGGCTTCGGTCCACCAAATCCGCCAAGCCGGAGGCCACGCGGATATTCGGTGCGGAGCGGGCGAGCGCGTCCGCCTTTTCGCGGGTCCGGTTGACGACCCAGATCTCGTGCTGTGGGTTGACGGCAAACGCCTGGGCCAACATGCTGCCGATGGTCCCCGTTCCGATGACACCGATGCGCATGGTCTCGCCTCCAATGTGCCTTGGGATCGCTCTTGCTGCGGGTGCGCCTGGCTGGGCCAGGGCCGTGGTGCCGCTTACTTATGTGTATTCGCCTGGGCGCGAATTGCTCACTGCGTGACTCGCATATGGTGGAATGAGGTAAGCGCTTTTAGCAGGAATCGTGCCAATCGTGTCGAATCGTCTTTTCAACACCAAAACGGACGGGAGATGGCCGGGATGAATCTCGGGTACGGGCTGTATCAGGAGCAGATGCAGCGTTTGGTCATGACCCAGCAGATGAAACAGGCCATCGAACTTCTGCAGTGCAATGCGCTGGAGTTGGTCGAGAAATTGGCGGAGTTGGCCGACAGCAACCCGCTGGCGGAGGTGGAACCCCCGCCCGCGCTGTGGCAGGAGCCCTGGTGGCGCACGGCGCCAGGCGCGGGCGGCGTGCGCAGGGATGCGGCGGGGGTTCCGTTCGAGCAGGTGGTGGCCGCCGAGGACACCCTGAGCCAAGCGCTCGTGCGGCAGCTGCGGCTGATGCCTGCGCCGCGGCACATCCTGCGCTGCGCCGAGTATCTCGCGGGTTGCCTCGATGAAAGCGGATACCTCCGGGAGCCCGAGGATGCCTTGTGCGAAGTTTTGGGTGTCCCCCGTGAGGTATTTGACGAGGCGCTGGCGCTGTTGCAGTCGTGCGATCCGCCCGGCATCGGGGCCCGCCACCTGCGCGAGTGCCTGCGTCTGCAGTTGGATCGGGTGCCGGCTGGACGGCGGGAGATGGTGCGGATCCTGATCGACCACCACCTGGAGGCCGTGGCGGCGGGCAAGTTGGCCGCGATTGCCAAGCAACTGCACACCTCACCCGCAGAGGTGCAGGCCGCCGTCGACGAACTGCGCCGCCTCAACCCGCGCCCGGGATACGCCTACAAGGCAGGCCGCCCCGAGTATGTCGTGCCCGATCTCCTGGTGCGCCGCGACGGGTCCCGGTACATCGTCCTGCACAACGACCACGCCGAACCCTCCCTGCGCATCAGTCCGCACTACCATCGCATGCTGGCGCGGGCGGAGGACGAGGAGACCCGCCAGTACCTGGTCAAGAAACTGCACGCCGTGCAGTGGTTCGCGCGCTGCCTCGAGCAGCGCCGCGTGACGCTGTACCGGGTGGGCGAAGCGATTGTCGAATATCAGCGCGCCTTTTTCGATCACGGTGTCGCCGCGCTGAGACCGCTGACACTTCGCCAGGTGGGCGAAGCCCTGGGATTGCACGAGTCGACCATCAGCCGGGCGACGCGCGGAAAGTACATGCTGACGCCGCGCGGGCTGTTCGAGATGAAGTACTTTTTCACCGCCGAGGTGGCGGCGGCCGGCGGATCGACCTCAGCCGGCGCCGTGAAGTTCGCCATCCGGCGCCTCATCGACACGGAAGACCCGCAGCGTCCGCTCTCCGACGAAGCGCTCGCTCGCCGTTTGCAGGACGAAGGGATGTATATCTCCCGGCGGACCGTCGCCAAGTACCGTGAGGAGATGCAGATTCCGCCGTCGTGGCGGCGGCGGCGGTTCGCCGAATGACGCGTTGCACCTGGGCTCTGCAGGCGGACGTTTCGATTTGCGTTTGACCGCGCCTTGGCATACAATGGAGTCAAGAACGAGCGCTCCTCGGGCGCGGTTTCTTTTCTTCCATGTGGGACGTTTTTTAGAACGCAGGGACCAAAAAGGTCCCGGAGGTCGACAGGCGTGGATGTCTTGGAGCTGTCTGCCGTCCGGCGCATCGTACCGGAGTTGATGGAGACCTTGCAGGCTCGGGTCCAAATCCTGCACCGCATTCGCCTGCTGCAACCGGTGGGCCGGCGGGCGCTGGCGGCGGCGATGGGGATCACGGAACGGGTGC includes the following:
- a CDS encoding pyrroline-5-carboxylate reductase dimerization domain-containing protein — encoded protein: MRIGVIGTGTIGSMLAQAFAVNPQHEIWVVNRTREKADALARSAPNIRVASGLADLVDRSQLVFLCTKSQDGRPLMNELGPLLRPHHMLAVTISSLPIAWLEQCVACPVAKVIPSVVQLARSGVILVCHGTRASDSDRVWLESALSEIATPHAVREDQIRVASDLTSCGPAFLAALLRHWAEAAEQTGTMTQEEAERLLSGTLAGVTQLLQSGMTFSDIINRVCVPGGVTEAGLVSIRQEAPAVFTRLHQTTQLFSQGSMLVVHLGG
- the rpoN gene encoding RNA polymerase factor sigma-54, with translation MNLGYGLYQEQMQRLVMTQQMKQAIELLQCNALELVEKLAELADSNPLAEVEPPPALWQEPWWRTAPGAGGVRRDAAGVPFEQVVAAEDTLSQALVRQLRLMPAPRHILRCAEYLAGCLDESGYLREPEDALCEVLGVPREVFDEALALLQSCDPPGIGARHLRECLRLQLDRVPAGRREMVRILIDHHLEAVAAGKLAAIAKQLHTSPAEVQAAVDELRRLNPRPGYAYKAGRPEYVVPDLLVRRDGSRYIVLHNDHAEPSLRISPHYHRMLARAEDEETRQYLVKKLHAVQWFARCLEQRRVTLYRVGEAIVEYQRAFFDHGVAALRPLTLRQVGEALGLHESTISRATRGKYMLTPRGLFEMKYFFTAEVAAAGGSTSAGAVKFAIRRLIDTEDPQRPLSDEALARRLQDEGMYISRRTVAKYREEMQIPPSWRRRRFAE